A region of Mammaliicoccus sp. Dog046 DNA encodes the following proteins:
- a CDS encoding GNAT family N-acetyltransferase yields MIRAAQVKDAEQLSKLMFIIWNDMELPFIVNNDEDKVLKVIEQSIVDGDYRNHYKHIHVYEEEGEVAGFINCYAGDKEQQLEKNWLNIDFEESFELEGTPLPEREADDGDLYIESIAVFSEFRGKGIASQLMTYIFDLAKESGYKQVSLNCEVDNEGAMKLYKKLGFEPLHDRILSGHAYKYLGKQV; encoded by the coding sequence ATGATTAGAGCAGCACAAGTTAAAGATGCAGAACAATTAAGTAAACTGATGTTTATTATATGGAATGATATGGAGCTACCATTTATCGTAAATAATGATGAAGATAAAGTGTTGAAAGTGATAGAACAAAGTATTGTAGATGGTGATTATAGAAATCATTATAAACATATTCATGTGTATGAAGAAGAAGGAGAAGTTGCAGGATTTATTAATTGTTATGCAGGTGATAAAGAACAGCAACTTGAAAAAAACTGGTTGAATATAGATTTTGAAGAATCATTTGAATTAGAAGGTACACCGTTACCAGAGAGAGAAGCGGATGATGGTGATTTATATATTGAATCCATTGCTGTATTCTCAGAATTTAGAGGTAAAGGAATTGCTTCACAATTAATGACGTATATTTTTGATTTAGCAAAAGAATCAGGATATAAACAAGTATCATTAAACTGTGAAGTTGATAATGAAGGTGCAATGAAATTATATAAAAAACTAGGATTCGAACCATTGCACGATCGTATATTAAGTGGTCATGCGTATAAATATTTAGGGAAACAAGTATAA
- the rsgA gene encoding ribosome small subunit-dependent GTPase A — protein sequence MNLFQLGIKQEQYDYFNEHYTANFQLGRISFVAQNHFKATMIDREIKAEISQKLVLNDSVPAIGDWVVLNQIDDFYLIVDILPRISELKRQSKKHETLNQYIATNLDEVFVVMGLDGDFNINRLERYITQIIESRAYPVVILNKMDAVEDYMDKVNLVQERIIDIPVIVTSVIKNINIEKIKDRFYEGMTATIVGSSGVGKSSIANKLIGKEQLKVNETRENDSKGRHTTTHRGLYLIELNGIIIDTPGMRSLSLSTDIETVQNSFEDIFELAKNCKFNNCSHKDEPGCNVQDAIENGELDELRFNNYLKLLREVAHSESKTSKKASSDMKKVWKKQTKQNRNRNKVKY from the coding sequence ATGAATTTATTTCAACTAGGCATTAAGCAAGAACAGTATGATTATTTTAATGAACATTATACTGCCAACTTTCAACTCGGACGTATTTCTTTTGTTGCACAAAATCATTTTAAAGCAACGATGATTGATCGTGAAATTAAAGCTGAAATTTCACAAAAGTTAGTGCTAAATGATTCTGTACCAGCAATTGGAGATTGGGTAGTGTTAAATCAAATAGATGATTTCTATTTGATTGTAGATATTCTGCCTCGAATCAGTGAATTAAAAAGACAATCTAAAAAGCATGAAACTTTAAATCAATATATAGCGACCAATTTAGATGAAGTATTTGTTGTTATGGGACTTGATGGAGATTTCAATATTAACCGACTAGAGCGATATATTACGCAAATCATAGAAAGTCGAGCATATCCAGTTGTCATCTTAAACAAAATGGATGCTGTAGAAGATTATATGGATAAAGTGAACTTGGTACAGGAAAGAATCATTGATATTCCTGTAATTGTTACAAGTGTCATAAAAAATATAAATATAGAAAAAATAAAAGATAGATTTTATGAAGGAATGACAGCAACAATAGTTGGTTCTTCTGGTGTAGGTAAATCAAGTATCGCTAATAAATTAATTGGTAAAGAACAATTGAAAGTTAACGAAACACGAGAAAATGATAGTAAAGGTCGACATACGACGACGCATAGAGGATTGTATCTCATCGAACTAAATGGAATTATTATAGATACACCAGGAATGCGAAGTCTATCTTTATCGACAGATATAGAAACTGTACAAAATAGTTTTGAAGATATTTTTGAACTAGCGAAAAATTGTAAGTTTAATAACTGTTCCCATAAAGATGAGCCAGGGTGTAATGTTCAAGATGCAATTGAAAATGGAGAGTTAGATGAACTAAGATTCAATAATTATTTGAAATTGCTAAGAGAAGTTGCACATAGTGAATCTAAAACATCTAAAAAGGCTTCTTCAGATATGAAAAAAGTTTGGAAAAAGCAAACAAAGCAAAACCGAAATAGAAATAAAGTAAAATATTAA
- a CDS encoding IS3 family transposase (programmed frameshift) translates to MKRVAYSVETKYKVVEMKLKGYSAREIMDALNIKNESQVKVWWKWYRNGETHRFNQQVGKQYSYGKGNEEFSTVETLKIELKRKEVENEIFKKVQGIGKEVVPEVVVELVNELKSKYTVKVILEALDIPKSNYYRWKNKDFSISEDEREIIELCKKHRFTYGYRKITALLNRKNNKKINHKKVQRIMQKHKLNCKVRVKKSKRPGNPYYKTHNLLNRNFKAEKPLEVLLTDITYLPFGNTMLYLSSIMDAYNGEIVAYKIGKNQNQELVNETLKQLQLEPGAILHSDQGSVYTSYEYYALCTEKGITRSMSRKGTPADNAPIECFHASLKCETFYLNSELRSSNTIVIDIVENYIENYNKVRIQQKLGYLSPIEYRKLAA, encoded by the exons ATGAAAAGAGTGGCATATTCAGTTGAAACAAAATATAAAGTAGTAGAAATGAAACTTAAAGGATATAGCGCAAGAGAAATAATGGATGCTTTAAATATTAAAAATGAATCTCAAGTTAAAGTGTGGTGGAAATGGTATAGAAATGGGGAAACACATAGATTCAATCAACAAGTAGGTAAACAATATTCCTATGGAAAAGGAAATGAAGAATTTAGCACTGTTGAAACACTAAAAATTGAATTAAAGCGCAAAGAAGTAGAAAATGAAATTT TTAAAAAAGTACAAGGAATTGGAAAGGAAGTGGTCCCAGAAGTAGTTGTTGAATTAGTAAATGAATTGAAATCTAAATATACAGTGAAAGTCATTTTAGAAGCTTTAGATATTCCAAAATCAAATTATTACAGATGGAAAAACAAAGATTTCAGTATATCTGAGGATGAACGAGAAATTATAGAACTATGTAAGAAACATCGTTTTACATATGGTTATAGAAAAATAACTGCCTTGTTAAATAGAAAAAATAATAAAAAAATTAATCACAAGAAAGTACAAAGGATTATGCAAAAACATAAATTAAATTGTAAAGTACGCGTGAAGAAATCGAAAAGACCAGGAAACCCATATTATAAGACACATAATCTATTGAATAGAAATTTCAAAGCAGAGAAACCTTTAGAAGTACTTTTAACAGATATCACTTATTTACCCTTCGGGAATACAATGTTGTATCTTTCATCTATCATGGATGCTTACAATGGTGAAATTGTGGCATATAAAATTGGTAAAAACCAAAATCAAGAATTAGTAAATGAGACATTAAAACAACTTCAATTGGAACCAGGAGCTATATTACATAGTGATCAAGGAAGTGTGTATACTTCTTATGAATACTATGCCCTATGTACAGAAAAAGGCATTACCAGAAGCATGTCCCGTAAGGGAACGCCAGCTGATAATGCCCCAATAGAATGTTTTCATGCCTCTCTAAAGTGTGAAACATTCTACTTAAACAGTGAGCTTAGAAGCTCTAATACTATTGTAATAGATATTGTCGAAAATTACATTGAAAACTATAATAAAGTTAGAATTCAACAAAAACTAGGCTACTTATCCCCTATAGAATATAGGAAATTAGCAGCCTAG
- a CDS encoding aminotransferase class I/II-fold pyridoxal phosphate-dependent enzyme: MNPLALELNEKLDKEYPALLNMLSDLGQSMYYPKGILSQSGEAKSTKYNATIGMATTDEGIMYTDAVYNQFGDQDPSDIFPYAPPQGDERLRALWEKKILKDNPELVAEDISKPVVTNALTHGLSLAGDMFVNPGDTVLLPEHNWGNYKLTFGVRHRANIETYQAFEEDGSFTLDYFKQALENFNKEKVILVLNFPNNPTGYTPVEEEVKTLVESIKQLADKGTQVITLVDDAYYGLFFEDVYKQSVFTALTQLNHENVMPVKIDGATKEYFAWGFRVGFLTFGSKNETVKDVLVAKLKGLIRSNLSSGSLPSQTAVIHAMEDPEFQSQVDHNINILKERYEVTKEVSYRDEYKELWTPYAFNSGYFMAVKLADVDPEELRLHLIKEYSIGIIALNKTDIRIAFSCIEKSDIEYVFETIAKAIKDLK; the protein is encoded by the coding sequence ATGAACCCACTAGCTTTAGAATTAAACGAAAAATTAGACAAAGAATATCCAGCGTTATTAAATATGCTTTCTGATTTAGGACAATCAATGTATTATCCTAAAGGTATTTTATCACAATCAGGTGAAGCGAAAAGTACAAAATACAATGCAACAATTGGTATGGCAACAACTGATGAAGGTATTATGTACACGGATGCAGTATACAATCAATTTGGGGACCAAGATCCAAGTGATATCTTCCCTTATGCACCGCCACAAGGGGACGAAAGATTGCGTGCATTATGGGAGAAAAAAATCTTAAAAGATAATCCTGAATTAGTTGCAGAAGATATTTCTAAACCAGTCGTAACAAATGCTTTAACACACGGTTTGTCTTTAGCAGGAGATATGTTTGTAAATCCTGGAGATACTGTTCTATTGCCAGAACATAACTGGGGAAATTACAAGCTAACTTTCGGTGTGAGACATCGTGCTAACATTGAAACTTATCAAGCATTTGAAGAAGACGGAAGCTTTACTTTAGACTACTTCAAACAAGCATTAGAAAACTTTAATAAAGAAAAAGTCATTCTTGTATTAAACTTCCCGAATAACCCAACTGGATATACACCAGTTGAAGAAGAAGTGAAAACACTTGTAGAATCTATTAAACAATTAGCTGATAAAGGAACACAAGTGATTACTTTAGTAGACGATGCATATTATGGATTATTCTTTGAAGATGTATATAAACAATCTGTATTTACTGCATTAACACAATTGAATCACGAAAATGTAATGCCAGTTAAAATCGATGGCGCTACAAAAGAATACTTCGCATGGGGATTCCGTGTTGGTTTCTTAACATTCGGTAGTAAAAATGAAACAGTAAAAGATGTATTAGTAGCTAAATTAAAAGGATTAATTAGAAGTAATTTATCAAGTGGTTCACTTCCAAGTCAAACAGCTGTGATACATGCGATGGAAGATCCAGAATTCCAATCACAAGTTGACCACAATATTAATATATTAAAAGAAAGATATGAAGTAACAAAAGAAGTCTCATATCGTGATGAATATAAAGAACTTTGGACACCATATGCATTTAACTCAGGTTACTTTATGGCTGTTAAATTAGCAGACGTTGATCCAGAAGAACTAAGATTACATTTAATTAAAGAATATAGTATCGGAATTATTGCTTTAAATAAAACAGACATTCGAATTGCATTTAGCTGTATTGAGAAATCAGACATTGAATACGTATTCGAAACAATCGCAAAAGCAATTAAAGATTTGAAATAA
- the pmtR gene encoding PSM export ABC transporter transcriptional regulator PmtR produces MKVLLQNNSNQPIYEQIKEQIKAHILQGNIQPGATLPSMRELASDLGVSLITTKRAYVDLEQEGFVTTIRGKGTFVKSQDPSIMKEKQFIVIEDLAKELTKQAKLIGMSLEEINEIVTLIYEEGE; encoded by the coding sequence ATGAAGGTTCTTTTACAAAATAATAGTAATCAACCCATATATGAACAAATTAAAGAGCAAATTAAGGCGCACATTCTTCAAGGAAATATACAACCAGGAGCTACTTTGCCTTCAATGCGTGAATTAGCGAGCGACTTAGGTGTCAGTCTGATTACTACAAAACGCGCTTATGTAGATCTTGAACAAGAAGGTTTTGTTACAACAATTAGAGGTAAAGGGACGTTTGTTAAATCACAAGATCCTTCAATTATGAAAGAAAAACAATTCATTGTGATTGAAGATTTAGCCAAAGAATTAACTAAACAAGCTAAATTAATTGGTATGAGTTTAGAAGAAATTAATGAAATAGTTACTTTGATTTATGAGGAAGGTGAGTGA